The Bosea sp. 685 DNA window ACCTGATCGCGACCGTGCCGTCACGCTATCCCGGCGCGGGACGGAAGGTCTATCCGGGCTTCATCCAGCTGGGCGCATTCCTGGCGATGAACATGCAGCGCCACGTCAACGCCCATATCGACCTCTTTACCCATCTCGCCACCGGCGAGACCGAAAGCGCCGCGACGATCAAGAAATTCTACGACGAGTATTTCGCCGTGCTCGACCTGCCGGCCGAGTTCTATCTGGAGACCGTGCAATGGATCTTCCAGGAGGCCCGGCTGGCGGCGCGAACCCTGACCTATCGCGGCGAAAAGGTGGATTGCAGCGCCATCCGCAAGACCGCGCTCCTGACCGTCGAAGGCGAGCGCGACGACATCTGCGCGCTCGGCCAGACCTCGGCCGCCCATGATCTTTGCGGCGGCCTGAAGCCCTTCCGCAAGCGCCATCACATGCAGGCCGGCGTCGGCCATTACGGTGTTTTCTCGGGCCGGAAATGGGACGGGCAAATCTACCCGATCGTCCGCAACATGATCCTCGCCAATAGCTGAGGCCTTCAGCCTGAAGGCCTCACTTCTCCTTGATCTGCAAGCCGTCCTTGCCGATGGAAATCTGCACGCCGTCGGGCTGCTTCTTCTCCTGATAGAGCGCGTATCCCGTGACGGCGAGGCCGGCGACGAGAAGCACGACGAGGGCGAGCAGAAGATTGCGCGAAGCGAGCATGATGGATCCAAAATGAGCGTCGCGAACAGCCGCGACGGCCAAACAACCCTGTTTTCCTCGCAAAGTTCCGCTTCGCGGCGTTCCGCCGTCCTGCCTCAACGCGCCAGTCGCGCCTCAGCGGCTACCGCACCATCGACAGCCATACCGCGCCCGAGCCAGGCGACGGCCACGCTCGACCAGGCAACGCCGAGACACCAGCCGGCGAGGACGTCGGTCGGCCAATGCACGCCGAGATAGACCCGGCTGAAGCCGATCAGGATGATCAGCGCCCAGGCAAGGCAGAGGCAGACCCGCGTGATGTCGTCGCGTCGCGCCGCCAGGCCGACGAAGCCCGCAATGCTGAGCAGCGTCACCGCCGAGAGGAAGGCGTGGCCGCTCGGAAAGCTCGCGGTGAAGGTCAGGGCCGTATGCGCGACGATATCGGGCCGCTCCCGCCCGATCAGGATCTTCAGCCCGGTGCTGACGAGCGTCGCCAGGACCACACTGACGGCGAGCGCCACCGCCAGTCGGCGATAACCGCACAGCCAGAGCGTCAGGCTCGCCGTGATCGTCATGAAGCCGAGCCCGACGAAGCTGCCGAGCCCGCTCAGGTCACGCATCGCCTCGCCCAGCCAGGGCGGGCCGAGCGGGGTCGCGGGATCGCCGGGCACGCGCAGCAGCAGCACGAGGCGGCTGTCGAAGGCGAAGCTGTGGCCGGAGACGATGAGCAGTGCCAGGCCGATGAAGGCAAAGCCTGCCGCAAGCGGAACCAGGAGGCGGGGATGAAGGAAGGACATCGGGCTCCGGCTGTTGACGGCTTGAGCAGGATGCGAAAAGTGGAAACCCGTTTTCGCATCCTGCTCTAACTCTTAGATTGAGAGCAGGATGTAGGGTCGCCCCCAACGTTCAGACAAGGGCCCGGCGCGCGGCGATGAGCCGGATCGCCTTGGGCAGCAGCCGATAGGCCAGGGCGTCGGCCTTGCGCTCGACCTCGCCGTCGAAGGTGATGTGACCGCGCTTCTTGTCGCGCCGTGTCAGCGTGACCTCATCGGCGGTGAAGGAGGTCAGGTTGTGCGAACGGCGCCAGCCGCCGGTCACGACAGAGAGCGCGGCCTTGCTGCGCGAATAGAGACCGCCAGCGTTGAGGATATGGACCTCGAAGACGCCGCCATCGAGCCTGGCGCGCCGCCATTCGGCCCCGTCGAAGCGGTTGATGGTCACTAGCACCGCATCGGCCTCGACATGGCGCTGGCCGTCGGCGGTGCGGATCTCGACCGAGATCGAGCGCGTGAACAGGATCGAGCGCGTCGCCGCGACGGCAAAGGCGACATGGCGGCTGAAGGGGAAGCGCCTTCGCGCATATTCGCGCTCGCGCGCCATCAGGCTGAAGAAGCCCATGCCAGAGATGGAATGGAACAGCCTATCGTTGACCTGGCCGATGTCGAGCTCGACCGGCTCGCCCTTGCAGAGCGCCTCGATCTGATGCTCGAGCGTGCCGTAGAGGCCGAGATCGCGGCCGAGCACATTGACGGTGCCCAGCGGCAGCACGCCGACAGGCCGGCCGGCTTCGAGCAGGACCGGCAGCACGCCATTGATCGTGCCATCGCCGCCGGCGACGACGGGGATGCAGCTCTCGTCCCTGATCGCCAGGGCAAGCGCGTCGCCGAGCTCGCGCGGATGCACGAGCTTGACCGCGGCCGAACAGTCATGGGCGGCGAAGGCCGAGCGGAGACGCTGTGCGAAGGCGTCCGGACCTGCAGCCAGGACCGTGCCCGCCTTGGCGTTGACCACGACGGTATGGTGCATCGACGGTTCCCCCCGGAGCCGTTGCGGTTCGGTCGAGGATGGCGGATCCGCCAAGTTCATGACAAGGCTTGGTTCATGACAAGGCGGGCTGGTGCCAATGATGACGGCCAGCCCCCGGCAGCGTGTGAGCCGGCTGGGCTTCCTCGACCTCTTCGGTCACAACCTCGAAGCGCTGCAGGGTATGCGGACCGAAGGAATTGACCATCGCGACATCGGTCGCGTCTCGGCCGCGCGCGATCACGACGCGCCCGATCCGGGGCATGTTGTGGCGAGCGTCGAACGTATACCAGCGGCCGCTGAGGAAGACCTCGAACCAGGCGTTGAAATCCATCGGAGCCGGGTCCTTCGGCACGCCGATGTCACCGAGATAGCCATTGCAGTAACGCGCCGGGATGTTGAGGCAACGACACAGGGCGACCGCCAGATGCGCGAAATCGCGGCAGACGCCGATGCGCTCCTCGAAAGCCTCGGAGGCGGTGCGGGTGTTGCGGGCGAAATGGTAGCCGAAGGTGAGATGGTTGTGGACGAAATCGACCACCGCCTGAACGCGCTGCCAGCCCGGCTCGACCTGGCCGAACAGGCTCCAGGCCTGGGCCGCGAGCTTGTCGGTCTCGCAATAGCGGCTGCCCATCAGATAGACGAGCGCCTCGTCGGGAAGCCTGGAGGGCACAACTTCGCGAGCCGCGAGGTCGACCGGATCAGGCTCGCCGGAATCATGCACGACGCCTTCGGAATGCAGCAGGACACCGCCCGCCGGGGCGACGATGCGGCGGCAGATATTGCCGAATTGATCGAGATATTGCGCAACCGGCACTGGCCGGTGCCGATCACTGAGCGCGGTCACCATCATCTCGTCGGGCCGCATCAGGTCATGGCGACGCGAGGGATGGATATCGAGCAGGGTGATCAGCGGTAAGTCCTGCTGGCAGACGAGTTCGATACGATAGCCGTAGCGAATCTGCATGGCGCTCTCCTGGGTTCACCGTGAGGGCAATCGTCGCTCGATCCAATCGTAGCTGGATCATGGAGCTTCGCGTGTGTCGAATTCAGGACGCGCCACGCCCTGATCGCGCTCCCCCAGAAATGGGAGGGATGCGGGCCATAAAGACCCGCATCCCTCCGCCACGGCGATTCGGCTGGGGGGATAGCAACCGCCGCGACCTGCTTCCGGCCGGCCCTACATCATCCAGTAGGGCATCGTGCCGTAATAATCGTGGACGCGCTTGCCATAGGCTTTGTCGTCCCAGTCAGGCTCGCCCTCGCTGTCATACATGGGCGCCGCCTGAAGCTTGTCCTTGGTCAGCGGAACGACGTAGCCACCGCGATTGGTGTCATAGTCGAGCACGCTCCAGGGGATCGGGTGATATTTCTCGCCAAGTCCGAGGAACCCGCCGAAGGACATGATGGCGTAAGCGACCTTGCCGGTGTGCTTGTCCAGCATGACGTCATAGATCTCGCCGAGATGGTCCCCGGTCGCGTTGTAGACGTCGGTACCGGCGACGCGTGCTCCCGCGATCAGCGGATTCTTCGATGAGACGGCCATGGTTTGAGCTGTCATCAGCTGCTCCTCCGGTTCGAGCGGCTTGTCTCGCCGCAGGCTGACTGGAGAACGTCGCTTCCCGGGAAAAGGTTCCGGCCAAAATTCATCTGCCGTTCAAATCGAGGGAGCCAATGATGCCGCCTGCGCACCGCGTGGGCACTCATGTGGGGGAACTTTCCCCGCCACCCCTCGTTATGGGCGCAAGGCATCGGCCGATGCCCGGACGCCAAGGAGAAATCTGATGAAGAAGCTCGTAATCCTCGCCGCATTGGCCGCCTCCCTCGGGGCCTGCACGCAGCGCGAGCAGAATACGGGGGCTGGCGCCCTGATCGGCGCAGGCACAGGCGCTGTCATCGGTGGGCTGGCGACAGGACGCGCCGGCGGCGCGCTGGCGGGCGCCGCGATCGGCGGCGCAGGCGGCGCTATCATCGGCAACGCATCGACGCCGGACACCTGCTATGGCCGCGACGAATACGGCCGTCGCTACCGCTACGCCTGCTGATCGACCTCAGCTTTTTAAGCGACAAGGCCCGCCTGGGAAGGCGGGCCTTCTTGTTTCACTTCGCCAACGGTTCGCTCAGACCTGCCCATTTGCTCAGGCCTGCCCATTCAGACTTGCCATTCAGACTTGCCCATAAGGTCCAAAGCGACCGACGAAGCGGTGGCGCGTGCCGGGATAGAGCAATCGCACCGCCGTGACCGGGGCGCCCTGGTTCCAGGTCCGGCGCTCGACCAGCAGGCAGGCCGTTCCAGCCTCCACACTGAGCAAGCGGGCTTCCTCAGCCTCGGCGGCGACAGCGCTGATCGCGTGCTCGGCCTGCGACCACAGGCTGTGCTGCAAGAGCCAGTCGCCCGGCGGCGTCTCCTTGAAATCCTCATCAGCGGCGGCAGGCACCGTGGCGAGATGGATCACTCGCTCCTCCAGCACATGGGGCTGGCCGCCGCTGAAATGCCGCGTGACGAGATGCGCGACCCGCTCGCCGCGCTTCAGCCCGAATTGCGAGACGAGCTCGACCGAAGGACGGCCATCGCGCCGCGACAGGATCTCATAGGCATAGGCCTGGCCGAGCCCCCTGACCTCGTCGGGAATCGAGAGGATGTCGAGCATGGCGTGGCTTGCCGGCGGGCTCGCCACGATCGTTCCAGACCGCCGCCGCCGCGTGATCAGGCCCTCGCGCGCGAGCTGGACGAGGGCGCGGTGCACAGTCATGCGCGAGGCGCCGAGCTGCTCCATCAGCGCGTGTTCGGGCGGGACCGAGGTGCCCGGCGACCAGACGCCATTCAGGATCAGATCGCGGATCGCTCGCCTGATCTGGTCGTAGACCGGGCCGGCGCCATCGAGCTTGACCGCCTCCAGCCTGGTTTCCGCCATCGTCATGTCGTCACGCCGCCTTCAGCCGAGCAGTTTGCAGCCAAGCAATTCTCAACCAAGTAATCTTCAGCCAAGTAATTTTCGGATGGTCGCGGCAAAGCGCGCCTTGACCGGCTCGCGCCCGAGATGGCGCCCCTCCGCGACCACCCTGCGACCGCCGACGAAGACATCGTGCAACGGCAGCGCGTTGGCGGCGAAGATCGCGCTGTCCAACGCGATCTCTCCGGCCTTGTCGATCAGCGCCGGATGGTCCGCGGCAAGCGTCACGAGATCGGCGCGGCAGCCCGGCGCGAGCCGCCCGATGGCGCGGCCGCAGGCCTGCGCGCCGCCCGCACAAGCAGCCTGCCAGAGCGCGACCCCGGTCGAGGCGCCGGCATCCGCCATCAAAGCGCGGCCGCGATCGCGCAGGCGCTGGGAGTATTCGAGCTGGCGCAGCTCGGCGCCAGCGTCGATCTGGATGTTGGAGTCGCTGCCGACGCCGAAGGCTCCGCCGGCCGCGCGATAGCGCACGCCGTCGAAGATGCCGTCGCCCAGGCTGGATTCGGTGATGGGGCAAAGGCCGGCGATCGCGCCGCTGCGGGCGATGCCATCGCGCTCGGCCTCGGTCAGATGCGTCGCATGGACCAGACACCAGCGCTGATCGAGCGTCGTATTTTCCATCAGCAACTCGACCGGGCGGCGGCCGGTGATCCTGAGGCTGTCCTCGACCTCGCGCATCTGCTCGGCGACATGGATGTGCATCGGGCCGTCCGGCCGCAAACCCGCCAGCCAATCGAGATCGTCGAGCGCGACCGCGCGCAGCGAATGCGGGGCGAGGCCGAGCCGCGCATCCGGCAGCGGACGGATCGCCGCCGCGCTCGCCTCGATCAGGCGCAGATAGGCGTCGCGCTCATTGACGAAGCGGCGCTGGCCGTGGACGGAGGGCGCGCCGCCGAAATTGCCGAAACGATAGAGTACCG harbors:
- a CDS encoding formimidoylglutamate deiminase; translation: MNQTLHLAQALLPDGFANDVTLTIADGVITRVEAGVAPTVDAERLPGLALPGMPNLHSHAFQRGMAGLSERRGASDDSFWTWREVMYRFLDRLDPDDVQAVAAQAFVEMLEGGFTALAEFHYLHHDKDGRAYADIAAMAGAVAAAAEETGLGLTLLPVLYRFGNFGGAPSVHGQRRFVNERDAYLRLIEASAAAIRPLPDARLGLAPHSLRAVALDDLDWLAGLRPDGPMHIHVAEQMREVEDSLRITGRRPVELLMENTTLDQRWCLVHATHLTEAERDGIARSGAIAGLCPITESSLGDGIFDGVRYRAAGGAFGVGSDSNIQIDAGAELRQLEYSQRLRDRGRALMADAGASTGVALWQAACAGGAQACGRAIGRLAPGCRADLVTLAADHPALIDKAGEIALDSAIFAANALPLHDVFVGGRRVVAEGRHLGREPVKARFAATIRKLLG
- a CDS encoding phosphatase PAP2 family protein, producing MSFLHPRLLVPLAAGFAFIGLALLIVSGHSFAFDSRLVLLLRVPGDPATPLGPPWLGEAMRDLSGLGSFVGLGFMTITASLTLWLCGYRRLAVALAVSVVLATLVSTGLKILIGRERPDIVAHTALTFTASFPSGHAFLSAVTLLSIAGFVGLAARRDDITRVCLCLAWALIILIGFSRVYLGVHWPTDVLAGWCLGVAWSSVAVAWLGRGMAVDGAVAAEARLAR
- a CDS encoding PRC-barrel domain-containing protein, producing the protein MTAQTMAVSSKNPLIAGARVAGTDVYNATGDHLGEIYDVMLDKHTGKVAYAIMSFGGFLGLGEKYHPIPWSVLDYDTNRGGYVVPLTKDKLQAAPMYDSEGEPDWDDKAYGKRVHDYYGTMPYWMM
- a CDS encoding UTRA domain-containing protein codes for the protein MTMAETRLEAVKLDGAGPVYDQIRRAIRDLILNGVWSPGTSVPPEHALMEQLGASRMTVHRALVQLAREGLITRRRRSGTIVASPPASHAMLDILSIPDEVRGLGQAYAYEILSRRDGRPSVELVSQFGLKRGERVAHLVTRHFSGGQPHVLEERVIHLATVPAAADEDFKETPPGDWLLQHSLWSQAEHAISAVAAEAEEARLLSVEAGTACLLVERRTWNQGAPVTAVRLLYPGTRHRFVGRFGPYGQV
- a CDS encoding transglutaminase family protein, with translation MQIRYGYRIELVCQQDLPLITLLDIHPSRRHDLMRPDEMMVTALSDRHRPVPVAQYLDQFGNICRRIVAPAGGVLLHSEGVVHDSGEPDPVDLAAREVVPSRLPDEALVYLMGSRYCETDKLAAQAWSLFGQVEPGWQRVQAVVDFVHNHLTFGYHFARNTRTASEAFEERIGVCRDFAHLAVALCRCLNIPARYCNGYLGDIGVPKDPAPMDFNAWFEVFLSGRWYTFDARHNMPRIGRVVIARGRDATDVAMVNSFGPHTLQRFEVVTEEVEEAQPAHTLPGAGRHHWHQPALS
- a CDS encoding glycine zipper domain-containing protein translates to MKKLVILAALAASLGACTQREQNTGAGALIGAGTGAVIGGLATGRAGGALAGAAIGGAGGAIIGNASTPDTCYGRDEYGRRYRYAC
- a CDS encoding diacylglycerol/lipid kinase family protein; this encodes MHHTVVVNAKAGTVLAAGPDAFAQRLRSAFAAHDCSAAVKLVHPRELGDALALAIRDESCIPVVAGGDGTINGVLPVLLEAGRPVGVLPLGTVNVLGRDLGLYGTLEHQIEALCKGEPVELDIGQVNDRLFHSISGMGFFSLMAREREYARRRFPFSRHVAFAVAATRSILFTRSISVEIRTADGQRHVEADAVLVTINRFDGAEWRRARLDGGVFEVHILNAGGLYSRSKAALSVVTGGWRRSHNLTSFTADEVTLTRRDKKRGHITFDGEVERKADALAYRLLPKAIRLIAARRALV